A single Nocardioides bizhenqiangii DNA region contains:
- a CDS encoding SixA phosphatase family protein produces MVSSPHRLVVVRHAKAEGYGPSDFERELSARGRGDAAAAGAWLAEQGVTADAGLVSASVRTRQTWEILTESAGWSAEATFDRALYGADEDGVLDVVAMTDEAVGTLVVVGHNPTVGMLAQLLDDGEGPPDAVDRLMQGYPTSATAIFELPGAWSRIAMGRARLTAFAVGRGAAE; encoded by the coding sequence ATGGTCAGCAGCCCGCATCGGCTCGTCGTGGTCCGGCACGCGAAGGCCGAGGGCTACGGCCCGTCCGACTTCGAGCGCGAGCTGTCGGCGCGGGGCCGGGGTGACGCGGCGGCAGCGGGTGCCTGGCTGGCCGAGCAGGGTGTGACCGCCGACGCCGGGCTGGTGTCCGCCTCAGTTCGTACGCGGCAGACCTGGGAGATCCTCACGGAGTCGGCCGGCTGGTCGGCCGAGGCGACCTTCGACCGGGCGCTCTACGGTGCCGACGAGGACGGCGTGCTCGACGTGGTCGCCATGACGGACGAAGCCGTCGGCACCCTCGTCGTCGTGGGGCACAACCCCACGGTCGGCATGCTGGCCCAGCTGCTCGACGACGGCGAGGGCCCCCCGGACGCGGTCGACCGGCTGATGCAGGGCTACCCGACCAGCGCGACCGCGATCTTCGAGCTCCCCGGCGCGTGGTCGCGAATCGCCATGGGACGAGCCCGGCTGACGGCGTTCGCCGTGGGCCGCGGCGCCGCCGAGTAG
- a CDS encoding YwaF family protein — protein MSSYGPTHLVPLVLFVIGLVAAVWLGRQHRAVDGPTRFSRAAAVLVPLATVPFLVIDLIFNFDIAVTLPLHLCDLAWIAASWALWTHKPFPVALTFFWGLTLTIQGVITPALGEDIPHPRYFAFWALHLLIVWAAVYLVIGLGKVPRWRDYGTTVATTLGWAAATYCLNLVADTNYGYLMRKPRSSILDFFGPWPWYVVQEIALIVAVWALMTWVAQRSVKHPSRGSRRPRARSLPS, from the coding sequence GTGTCGTCGTACGGACCCACCCACCTGGTGCCGCTGGTGCTCTTCGTCATCGGGCTGGTCGCCGCCGTGTGGCTCGGCCGGCAGCACCGGGCGGTCGACGGCCCGACCCGCTTCAGCCGCGCCGCCGCCGTGCTGGTGCCACTGGCGACGGTGCCGTTCCTGGTGATCGACCTGATCTTCAACTTCGACATCGCGGTAACCCTGCCGTTGCACCTGTGCGACCTGGCATGGATCGCGGCGAGCTGGGCCCTGTGGACGCACAAGCCGTTCCCGGTGGCACTGACCTTCTTCTGGGGGCTGACGCTGACCATCCAGGGCGTGATCACCCCGGCGCTCGGCGAAGACATCCCGCACCCGCGCTACTTCGCGTTCTGGGCCCTGCACCTGCTGATCGTCTGGGCCGCCGTCTACCTGGTGATCGGGCTCGGCAAGGTGCCGCGCTGGCGGGACTACGGCACGACGGTGGCGACGACGTTGGGCTGGGCGGCGGCGACGTACTGCCTGAACCTGGTCGCGGACACCAACTACGGCTACCTGATGCGCAAGCCGCGCAGCTCCATCCTCGACTTTTTCGGCCCTTGGCCGTGGTACGTCGTGCAGGAGATCGCCCTGATCGTGGCGGTCTGGGCGCTGATGACGTGGGTAGCGCAGCGAAGTGTCAAGCACCCATCGCGTGGAAGCCGCCGTCCACGTGCACGATCTCTCC